In Deinococcus apachensis DSM 19763, a single genomic region encodes these proteins:
- a CDS encoding ABC transporter permease — MLIYILRRLALMVFVLWGVTLAAFLISHALPADPAAAALGNNAREEQLQAFRERNGLDRPLAVQYGLYLSGLLRGDLGTSLRTQNSITADLRQFFPATLELTLGAVLFALVIGLPLGIVAALYHGRLPDLLARLFALLGGATPVYWLAILALNLFHERLGWLPGPGRLDAYTLAPPVHTGLVTVDALLAGDREALVDALRHLILPGLVLGAFSAALLTRMTRSALLEVLSQDYIRTARAKGLRPGRVIWRHALRNAALPVLTVLGGLFGSLLTGAVLTETIFSWPGIGGYATTSAISLDFPAVVGVTLVAGLAYSVVNLLVDLAYAAFDPRISFS, encoded by the coding sequence TTGCTCATCTACATCCTGCGCCGGCTCGCGCTGATGGTCTTCGTGCTGTGGGGCGTGACACTGGCCGCCTTCCTGATCTCGCACGCCCTGCCGGCTGACCCCGCGGCGGCGGCGCTGGGCAACAACGCCCGGGAGGAGCAGCTTCAGGCCTTTCGCGAACGCAACGGGCTCGATCGCCCGCTGGCCGTCCAGTACGGCCTGTACCTGTCGGGGCTGCTGCGCGGCGACCTGGGCACCTCGCTGCGGACCCAGAACAGCATCACCGCCGACCTGCGCCAGTTCTTCCCCGCCACCCTGGAGCTGACGCTGGGCGCGGTGCTGTTCGCGCTCGTGATCGGCCTGCCGCTGGGCATCGTGGCGGCGCTGTACCACGGGCGCCTGCCGGACCTGCTCGCCCGGTTGTTCGCCCTGCTGGGAGGCGCCACGCCGGTCTACTGGCTGGCAATCCTGGCGCTGAACCTCTTCCACGAACGCCTGGGCTGGTTGCCGGGCCCCGGGCGGCTGGACGCCTACACCCTGGCCCCGCCAGTCCACACGGGCCTGGTCACGGTGGACGCCCTGCTCGCCGGGGACCGTGAGGCGCTGGTCGACGCGCTGCGGCACCTGATCCTGCCGGGGCTGGTGCTGGGGGCCTTCTCCGCGGCGCTCCTGACCCGCATGACCCGCAGCGCGCTGCTGGAGGTGCTCTCGCAGGACTACATCCGCACCGCCCGCGCCAAGGGGCTGAGGCCCGGCCGGGTGATCTGGCGCCACGCCCTGAGAAACGCCGCGCTCCCCGTGCTCACGGTGCTGGGCGGCCTGTTCGGCAGCCTGCTGACCGGTGCGGTGCTGACGGAGACGATCTTCTCGTGGCCGGGGATCGGCGGCTACGCGACGACCTCGGCGATCAGCCTGGACTTTCCCGC